The segment GTTGAATTAAAGTGTGCAAATTATTTCCTATGTACCATTCTTGTATAAGAAGGTATGGTTGTCCATGATGTGGATACATTTGTTTTAAATCATCTTCACGCTTACATGGGTTAAGCAACCGCTTCGCTTTCTAGGCTACGCTGTATGGATGGATGAAGCGCTTAAACCATAAGGAAATGTCATGTTGCCGCCTGATACCGCTACGGCTTTTTGGGTGACTCACCCTACGCATGGTGAGCTTAAGCAAGAGCCACTAGCGTCACCCGACGATAATGAGGTACGGGTTCGTGCCCTTTATAGCGGCGTGAGCCGAGGCACTGAATCGCTCGTGTTCAACGCGCGAGTGCCGAAAAGTGAATATTCGCGTATGCGTGCACCCTTTCAAGCGGGTGAATTTCCTACTCCTGTGAAATATGGCTACTGCAACATCGGCTATGTAGAGCAGGGGCCAGATCATTTATTTGATAAAACCGTCTTTTGCCTTTTTCCGCACCAGGACTACTACGTCGTGCCTGTCGACGCTGTTTTGCCGCTTCCCGACGACGTACCCGCTTACCGTGCCGTGCTAACCGCCAATATGGAAACTGCCATTAACGGTGTGTGGGATGCTAATCCGATGCTAGGCGAGCGCGTGTGTGTGGTGGGTGCTGGCGTCGTCGGTGCGCTGGTGGCGTATCTGTGTGCACAAATTCCGGGTGTAGAAGTACATCTGATCGACATTAACCCTGAGCGAGAAACGCTGGCAGCGCATTTGGGTATTCCCTTCTGTACACCAGAACAGGCACCCACCGACCAAGATTGCGTGATTCATGCTAGTGGCCAGCCGGATGGCCTTAGGCTGGCTATGGGCTTGTTGGGCAATGAAGGCCGCGTGATTGAAATGAGCTGGTTTGGCGAAGGCGACGTGTCGCTGCCGCTCGGTGGCGCTTTTCACTCCCAGCGTTTAACGCTTAGCGCCAGCCAGGTCGGGCAACTGCCTGCCAAGTTGCAGCCGCGCTGGAATTATCGCCGCCGTTTAGCGCTCGCTTTACGCTTACTCACTGACCAGCGGTTAGATGCATTGATCAGCGGTGAGAGCGATTTTGCCGATTTTCCAACGTTGGCGCCTGCTCTGTTTGGGCCAAGTAGCACAGCGCTGTGCCATCGAATTCGTTATCCATTGCCCGCTTAATTAATGCAACTGAATTAAGTGCGAATTAGTTAGAACGACCTGGCTAAAAAGGTCTAGTTAATACGACAGGAGTGTCTATGTACCGTTTATGCGTTCGTGACCATTTTATGATTGCCCACAGTTTTAATGGGGAAATATTCGGCCCTGCCCAACGCACCCACGGCGCCACCTATGTAGTAGACGTAGTATTTCAGCGCCCTGAACTTGACCAGGATGGTCTAGTGATTGATATCGGTTTGGCTAGTGAGACGGTTAAAGAAGTGCTGGCGGATTACAACTATCGCAACCTTGATGAGGTGAGCGAATTTAGCGGTAAAAAC is part of the Halomonas sp. GT genome and harbors:
- a CDS encoding 6-pyruvoyl trahydropterin synthase family protein encodes the protein MYRLCVRDHFMIAHSFNGEIFGPAQRTHGATYVVDVVFQRPELDQDGLVIDIGLASETVKEVLADYNYRNLDEVSEFSGKNTTTEFMAKVIFDQLAAAIKAGKMGTTAQGLTHMEIKLHESHVAWASYEGAL
- a CDS encoding zinc-dependent alcohol dehydrogenase — its product is MLPPDTATAFWVTHPTHGELKQEPLASPDDNEVRVRALYSGVSRGTESLVFNARVPKSEYSRMRAPFQAGEFPTPVKYGYCNIGYVEQGPDHLFDKTVFCLFPHQDYYVVPVDAVLPLPDDVPAYRAVLTANMETAINGVWDANPMLGERVCVVGAGVVGALVAYLCAQIPGVEVHLIDINPERETLAAHLGIPFCTPEQAPTDQDCVIHASGQPDGLRLAMGLLGNEGRVIEMSWFGEGDVSLPLGGAFHSQRLTLSASQVGQLPAKLQPRWNYRRRLALALRLLTDQRLDALISGESDFADFPTLAPALFGPSSTALCHRIRYPLPA